From Oryza brachyantha chromosome 9, ObraRS2, whole genome shotgun sequence, a single genomic window includes:
- the LOC102722893 gene encoding peptidyl-prolyl cis-trans isomerase FKBP53-like isoform X2 encodes MAFWGVEVKAGKPYTHRHDPSHGRLRICQATLGSCDSAARTVVQCNVGSKTPIILCSLNPKLAEMCHLEVELEEDDEVVFSVLGQSSIHLSGYYIRSSGRSSAGDDESESYGEDIGESDTDKEFNASDDSYESDFIDDSDIEVSEDKCKSHSVHDGDLCSTPDHHKEKGTVEKRRRLKKKHPADTSDDNKDDSPYKPAVRRNPNSIFASDTEDEDGMPISVSVAKKENAKDIDETKYPNGESNDEKKNNGTKKRKSDAISQDHAPLLDLTDDGLLVSKQEGRTKKKSKKKGGKQLEVEDGKQSNKIRTLEDGLIVEDLLTGNLDAEMASNGSKVYIKYVGTLQDGKIVESNIGEKPCKFKLGAGKVIRGWDVGISGMRVGDKRKLTIPPSMCYGSKAVGEVPKNSTIIYEIELVKVMP; translated from the exons ATGGCGTTCTGGG GAGTGGAGGTGAAAGCTGGGAAGCCCTACACCCACCGGCACGACCCCTCCCATGGCCGCCTCCGCATTTGCCAG GCTACACTTGGAAGTTGTGATTCCGCTGCCAGGACGGTGGTACAATGTAATGTTGGTAGTAAGACACCCATCATTCTCTGTAGTTTGAATCCTAAACTGGCTGAGATGTGCCATCTAGAGGTTGAGTTGGAGGAAGACGATGAGGTTGTGTTTTCAGTACTTGGTCAGAGCTCCATTCATCTCTCAGGATATTACATCCGTTCAAGTGGCAGATCTAGTGCAGGAGATGATGAATC AGAATCATATGGGGAGGATATTGGTGAGTCTGATACCGATAAGGAGTTTAATGCAAGTGATGACAGCTATGAATCTGACTTTATTGATGACAGTGATATCGAGGTATCTGAGGATAAATGCAAATCTCATTCTGTTCATGATGGTGATTTGTGCTCTACCCCTGATCATCACAAAGAAAAag GTACAGTTGAAAAAAGACGACGCTTGAAGAAGAAGCACCCAGCTGATACCAGTGATGATAACAAGGATGATTCTCCTTACAAGCCTGCTGTCAGGCGTAATCCTAATTCAATATTTGCTAGTGACactgaagatgaagatggcatGCCTATATCTGTTTCTGTAGCTAAGAAAGAAAATGCTAAAGATATTGATGAAACAAAATACCCAAACGGTGAGTCAaatgatgagaaaaaaaacaacggtaccaagaaaagaaaaagtgaTGCCATCAGTCAGGATCATGCACCATTGCT TGATTTAACAGATGATGGATTATTGGTTTCAAAACAAGAAGGcagaacaaaaaagaaatcgaagaaaaagggaggaaaacAGTTAGAGGTGGAAGATGGGAAACAATCCAACAAGATAAGAACATTAGAAGATGGGTTGATAGTAGAAGATCTGTTAACAGGAAACCTAGATGCAGAAATGGCTTCTAATGGCAGCAAG GTTTATATCAAATATGTCGGCACACTACAGGATGGGAAGATTGTTGAATCTAATATTGGTGAAAAGCCTTGCAAATTCAAGCTTG GTGCTGGAAAAGTAATTCGAGGATGGGATGTTGGTATTTCTG GCATGCGAGTTGGGGATAAAAGAAAGCTCACCATCCCACCATCTATGTG CTATGGTAGTAAAGCAGTGGGAGAAGTGCCCAAAAATTCCACAATCATCTACGAAATTGAACTAGTGAAG GTGATGCCGTGA
- the LOC102722893 gene encoding peptidyl-prolyl cis-trans isomerase FKBP43-like isoform X1: MAFWGVEVKAGKPYTHRHDPSHGRLRICQATLGSCDSAARTVVQCNVGSKTPIILCSLNPKLAEMCHLEVELEEDDEVVFSVLGQSSIHLSGYYIRSSGRSSAGDDESESYGEDIGESDTDKEFNASDDSYESDFIDDSDIEVSEDKCKSHSVHDGDLCSTPDHHKEKGTVEKRRRLKKKHPADTSDDNKDDSPYKPAVRRNPNSIFASDTEDEDGMPISVSVAKKENAKDIDETKYPNGESNDEKKNNGTKKRKSDAISQDHAPLLDLTDDGLLVSKQEGRTKKKSKKKGGKQLEVEDGKQSNKIRTLEDGLIVEDLLTGNLDAEMASNGSKVYIKYVGTLQDGKIVESNIGEKPCKFKLGAGKVIRGWDVGISGMRVGDKRKLTIPPSMCYGSKAVGEVPKNSTIIYEIELVKVRSKSA, from the exons ATGGCGTTCTGGG GAGTGGAGGTGAAAGCTGGGAAGCCCTACACCCACCGGCACGACCCCTCCCATGGCCGCCTCCGCATTTGCCAG GCTACACTTGGAAGTTGTGATTCCGCTGCCAGGACGGTGGTACAATGTAATGTTGGTAGTAAGACACCCATCATTCTCTGTAGTTTGAATCCTAAACTGGCTGAGATGTGCCATCTAGAGGTTGAGTTGGAGGAAGACGATGAGGTTGTGTTTTCAGTACTTGGTCAGAGCTCCATTCATCTCTCAGGATATTACATCCGTTCAAGTGGCAGATCTAGTGCAGGAGATGATGAATC AGAATCATATGGGGAGGATATTGGTGAGTCTGATACCGATAAGGAGTTTAATGCAAGTGATGACAGCTATGAATCTGACTTTATTGATGACAGTGATATCGAGGTATCTGAGGATAAATGCAAATCTCATTCTGTTCATGATGGTGATTTGTGCTCTACCCCTGATCATCACAAAGAAAAag GTACAGTTGAAAAAAGACGACGCTTGAAGAAGAAGCACCCAGCTGATACCAGTGATGATAACAAGGATGATTCTCCTTACAAGCCTGCTGTCAGGCGTAATCCTAATTCAATATTTGCTAGTGACactgaagatgaagatggcatGCCTATATCTGTTTCTGTAGCTAAGAAAGAAAATGCTAAAGATATTGATGAAACAAAATACCCAAACGGTGAGTCAaatgatgagaaaaaaaacaacggtaccaagaaaagaaaaagtgaTGCCATCAGTCAGGATCATGCACCATTGCT TGATTTAACAGATGATGGATTATTGGTTTCAAAACAAGAAGGcagaacaaaaaagaaatcgaagaaaaagggaggaaaacAGTTAGAGGTGGAAGATGGGAAACAATCCAACAAGATAAGAACATTAGAAGATGGGTTGATAGTAGAAGATCTGTTAACAGGAAACCTAGATGCAGAAATGGCTTCTAATGGCAGCAAG GTTTATATCAAATATGTCGGCACACTACAGGATGGGAAGATTGTTGAATCTAATATTGGTGAAAAGCCTTGCAAATTCAAGCTTG GTGCTGGAAAAGTAATTCGAGGATGGGATGTTGGTATTTCTG GCATGCGAGTTGGGGATAAAAGAAAGCTCACCATCCCACCATCTATGTG CTATGGTAGTAAAGCAGTGGGAGAAGTGCCCAAAAATTCCACAATCATCTACGAAATTGAACTAGTGAAGGTCAGATCCAAAAGTGCATAA
- the LOC102699339 gene encoding bifunctional aspartokinase/homoserine dehydrogenase 2, chloroplastic, with translation MRSLAVASPLPPARRPRAARGREVISQCWKCEINQDQSLGNSLRIGQSQGSLQRHVSKNLVATAAAISVEQAEVSISLPKGDMWSVHKFGGTCMGTSQRIQNVADIVLGDSSERKLIIVSAMSKVTDMMFNLVHKAQSRDNSYMAALDEIFDKHMLAAKDLLDGEDLARFLAQLHSDISNLRAMLRAIFIAGHATESFSDFVVGHGELWSAQMLSYAIKKSGAPCSWMDTREVLVVKPNGSNQVDPDYLESEKRLQKWFSRQPAATIVATGFIASTVDNIPTTLKRDGSDFSASIIGSLVRARQVTIWTDVDGVFSADPRKVSEAVILSTLSYQEAWEMSYFGANVLHPRTIIPVMKDNIPIVIRNMFNLSAPGTVICKQPANENADLDACVKSFATIDKLALVNVEGTGMAGVPGTASAIFSAAKDVGANVIMISQASSEHSVCFAVPEKEVVAVSTALQVRFREALAAGRLSKVEVIRGCSILAAVGLRMASTPGVSAILFDALAKANINVRAIAQGCSEYNITVVLKQEDCVRALRAAHSRFFLSKTTLAVGIIGPGLIGGTLLNQLRDQVAVLKENMNIDLRVIGITGSSTMHLSDIGVDLNKWKELLQQEAKPADLAGFIRHLSENHVFPNKVLVDCTADTNVASHYYDWLKKGIHVITPNKKANSGPLDRYMKLRSLQRASYTHYFYEATVGAGLPIISTLRGLLETGDKILRIEGIFSGTLSYIFNNFEGTRTFSNVVAEAKEAGYTEPDPRDDLSGSDVARKVIILARESGLKLELSDIPVKSLVPEALRVCSSADEFMQKLPSFDQDWDRQRNEAEAAGGVLRYVGVVDVANRKGRVELQRYKRDHPFAQLSGSDNIIAFTTSRYKEQPLIVRGPGAGAEVTAGGVFCDILRLASYLGAPS, from the exons ATGCGGAGCCTCGCCGTCGCGAGCCCCctcccgcccgcccgccgcccgcgcgccgcccgcggGAG GGAAGTGATTTCACAATGTTGGAAATGTGAGATAAATCAGGACCAATCTTTGGGGAACTCCCTAAG GATAGGTCAATCACAAGGCAGTTTGCAAAGACATGTTTCCAAGAATTTGGTCGCAACTGCTG cGGCTATTTCCGTTGAACAAGCTGAAGTCAGTATTTCTCTTCCAAAAGGTGATATGTGGTCTGTGCACAAGTTTGGTGGCACCTGTATGGGAACATCCCAGAGAATTCAGAATGTTGCTGATATTGTTCTTGGCGACTCTTCTGAGAGGAAGCTGATCATTGTTTCTGCAATGTCCAAAGTCACTGACATGATGTTCAACCTTGTGCATAAGGCTCAATCAAGAGATAACTCTTACATGGCTGCATTGGATGAAATTTTCGATAAGCATATGCTTGCAGCAAAAGATCTTCTCGATGGAGAAGACCTTGCAAGATTCTTGGCTCAGTTACATTCTGACATCAGTAACCTGAGAGCAATGCTCCGTGCTATTTTTATAG CTGGACATGCAACAGAGTCTTTCTCTGATTTTGTTGTCGGGCATGGAGAATTGTGGTCAGCTCAAATGTTGTCGTATGCTATAAAGAAG TCTGGGGCACCTTGCAGTTGGATGGATACAAGAGAAGTTCTAGTTGTGAAACCTAATGGTTCTAATCAGGTTGATCCTGACTATTTGGAATCTGAGAAACGGCTCCAGAAATGGTTTTCACGACAACCAGCCGCGACAATAGTCGCTACTGGGTTTATTGCCAGTACAGTTGACAACATTCCCACTACACTGAAAAGGGATGGAAGTGACTTTTCAGCATCCATAATTGGTTCCCTTGTTAGGGCTCGTCAGGTCACAATCTGGACTGATGTTGATGGGGTATTTAGTGCAGATCCTAGAAAAG TTAGTGAAGCTGTGATCTTAAGCACATTATCATATCAGGAGGCCTGGGAAATG TCATATTTCGGTGCAAATGTTTTGCATCCCCGTACCATTATACCTGTGATGAAAGACAACATTCCTATTGTCATTAGGAATATGTTCAATCTATCTGCCCCTGGAACAGTGATCTGCAAGCAGCCTGCTAACGAAAATGCTGATTTAGATGCTTGTGTCAAATCATTTGccactatagataaattggccCTTGTTAATGTTGAAGG AACTGGAATGGCTGGTGTTCCAGGTACAGCAAGTGCCATATTTAGCGCCGCCAAGGATGTTGGAGCTAATGTTATAATGATATCTCAG GCTAGCAGTGAACACTCGGTATGCTTTGCTGTTCCAGAAAAGGAAGTTGTAGCAGTCTCTACAGCCTTGCAAGTTAGGTTTCGTGAGGCATTAGCAGCAGGAAGATTATCAAAG GTTGAAGTCATTCGTGGGTGCAGCATTCTTGCTGCTGTTGGCTTGAGGATGGCCAGTACTCCTGGAGTCAGTGCAATTCTTTTTGATGCATTAGCAAAG GCAAATATTAATGTACGGGCAATAGCCCAAGGCTGCAGTGAATACAATATTACCGTTGTATTGAAGCAAGAAGATTGTGTGAGGGCTTTGAGAGCTGCTCATTCAAGATTCTTCCTCTCCAAAACCACTCTTGCTGTTGGGATCATTGGACCTGGTTTAATTGGTGGAACGCTCCTTAACCAGCTGAGAGATCAG GTTGCTGTCCTCAaggaaaatatgaatattgaTCTACGTGTTATTGGAATAACTGGCTCAAGCACAATGCATTTGAGTGACAT AGGGGTGGACTTAAACAAGTGGAAAGAGCTTCTACAGCAAGAAGCAAAGCCAGCTGATCTTGCTGGTTTTATTCGCCATTTATCTGAAAATCATGTATTTCCAAACAAAGTTTTGGTGGACTGCACAGCAGATACAAATGTAGCTTCCCACTATTATGATTGGCTGAAGAAGGGTATCCATGTCATTACACCAAATAAGAAAGCAAATTCTGGGCCACTTGATCGG TATATGAAATTAAGGAGTCTGCAGCGTGCATCATACACTCATTACTTTTATGAAGCAACTGTTGGTGCTGGCCTCCCAATCATTAGCACCCTTCGAGGTCTTCTAGAGACAGGTGACAAGATATTGCGTATTGAGGGCATTTTCAG TGGGACTTTGAGTTATATTTTCAACAATTTTGAAGGCACAAGGACTTTTAGTAATGTTGTTGCTGAAGCAAAAGAGGCCGGATATACAGAGCCAGATCCAAGAGATGATCTATCAGGAAGTGATGTTGCCAGAAAG gTCATTATCCTTGCAAGAGAGTCTGGTCTGAAGCTTGAGCTTTCTGATATTCCTGTAAAGAGCCTTGTGCCAGAGGCACTTAGG GTATGCTCGTCAGCAGATGAATTCATGCAGAAACTACCATCCTTTGATCAGGACTGGGACAGGCAACGTAATGAGGCTGAAGCTGCAGGAGGA GTGCTGCGGTACGTGGGCGTAGTGGACGTGGCGAACAGGAAGGGCCGGGTCGAGCTGCAGAGGTACAAGAGAGACCACCCGTTCGCGCAGCTGTCCGGCTCCGACAACATCATCGCCTTCACCACGTCGAGGTACAAGGAGCAGCCGCTGATCGTGCGAGGCCCCGGCGCTGGCGCCGAGGTCACCGCCGGTGGCGTCTTCTGCGACATCCTGCGGCTGGCGTCCTACCTCGGAGCGCCCTCCTAG